The segment GGCGGTCGCTGCCGATCACCAGCCACTTACCGGACAGCACCCGGCCCGCGACCGCGAGCATCCGCAGTCCGACGAAGACGCCGAGCCCGATCCATATGCCGACCAACCCCCAGTCGAACACCAGAGCCGACCAGATGAACGGCAGAAAGCCCACGACGGCGCACGCCATGGTCGCATTTCGCAGAAAAGCAGCGTCACCACTGCCGAGCAGCACTCCGTCCAACGCGAACACCACCCCGGCAATGGGAATGATCGCGACGAAGATCCACCAGATCGCATGCATCTCGTCGATGACCGACGCGTCGGTGGTGAACAACTCCGGGACGAAGGAGCGCCCGACAGCGAACACGCCGGCGAGGACGACCGCGAACACCGTCGACCATGCCGTCAATCGCCACGCCAGTGCGCGCGCGTCGTCGGTCCTGCTTGCACCAAGGGCGGCACCCACCAGAGTCTGAGCGGCGATGGCCAACGAATCGAGCATCAACGACACCAGGTTCCACATGTGCAGAACCACCTGATTGGCGGCGACAGAGGCCGCTCCGAACCTCGACGCGACCGCAGCGGCAGACAGAAAGCAGGCCTGGAACGCCAGACTGCGCACGATCAGGTCGCGCCCCAGCACCAGTTGCGCGCGCATCACCGACCAGCGCGGGCGCAATTCGGTGCTCGCCCGCACCACCGCGACGACGAACAGCGCACCGGCGACGCCCTGCCCGATCACGTTGGCCACGGCCGATCCCACCAGCTCCAGACGCGGGAATCCGAGCAACCCATGAACGAGAAGTGGGCACAGAACTGCCGACACACCGAAGCCGAACACGACGAAACGCAGCGGGGTCACCGTGTTCTGGACTCCGCGCATCCATCCGTTTCCGGCCAGAGATACCAGGATGAACGGCACACCCAGCAAGGCCACCCGCAGCCACGCGAGCGCCTCCGCGGCGATGTCGCCACCGCCGGTGAGCACCGACACCACGGGCTCGGCCGCGAGCTGCATCACCGCTACGATGGCGATACCGATCGCGAAGGCCAGCCAGGTTGCCTGCACACCCTCGCCGACGGCATCGCGTTCGCGACCGGCACCGTGCATGCGAGCCGCTCGCGCGGTCGTGCCGTAGGACAGGAAGGTCAGCTGGGTGCTCACCTGGGCCAGCACGAGCCCGCCGATAGCCAGGCCTGCGAGGGCCAACGCACCGAGCCTGCCGATCACGGCGGCGTCGAACAACAGGTAGAGGGGTTCGGCGGCAAGGACGCCGAGGGAGGGCAGCGACAGGCCGAGAATCTTTCGAGCGGTGACCGGAGTGGAGCTCACGACGTCGAAAGAGCTCCGCGCAGCGCATCGATCACGTCGGGCAGGTCACCGGTCGCGGTGTAGCCGGCCGCGTTGCGGTGCCCGCC is part of the Rhodococcus sp. SBT000017 genome and harbors:
- a CDS encoding MATE family efflux transporter — encoded protein: MSSTPVTARKILGLSLPSLGVLAAEPLYLLFDAAVIGRLGALALAGLAIGGLVLAQVSTQLTFLSYGTTARAARMHGAGRERDAVGEGVQATWLAFAIGIAIVAVMQLAAEPVVSVLTGGGDIAAEALAWLRVALLGVPFILVSLAGNGWMRGVQNTVTPLRFVVFGFGVSAVLCPLLVHGLLGFPRLELVGSAVANVIGQGVAGALFVVAVVRASTELRPRWSVMRAQLVLGRDLIVRSLAFQACFLSAAAVASRFGAASVAANQVVLHMWNLVSLMLDSLAIAAQTLVGAALGASRTDDARALAWRLTAWSTVFAVVLAGVFAVGRSFVPELFTTDASVIDEMHAIWWIFVAIIPIAGVVFALDGVLLGSGDAAFLRNATMACAVVGFLPFIWSALVFDWGLVGIWIGLGVFVGLRMLAVAGRVLSGKWLVIGSDRQLRH